One Thermoleophilaceae bacterium DNA window includes the following coding sequences:
- a CDS encoding TetR/AcrR family transcriptional regulator: protein MIHFFTTMAYRTTARTQARLDATRERIVDAARQQVGEAGYASASVQAVAKRAGVATGSVYRHFPSKADLFSEVFRRASQRELDVVTGVTEDETLSAPERVVHAAEAFARRALAAPTLAYALLAEPVDPAVEAERLSFRRGYRDAFATVLEQGIAAGEFRELDSQVAAAAIVGALGEALLGPLSPASNGRAARQHHDALVANLVQFCLNAIEEKTHVGARSHS from the coding sequence GTGATTCACTTCTTCACCACGATGGCGTACCGGACCACAGCGCGGACGCAGGCTCGGCTCGATGCCACGCGTGAGCGGATCGTGGATGCGGCTCGGCAGCAGGTGGGCGAAGCCGGCTATGCGTCGGCCAGCGTGCAGGCCGTGGCGAAGCGTGCCGGGGTGGCCACCGGGAGCGTGTACCGCCACTTCCCATCGAAGGCGGACCTGTTCTCCGAGGTGTTCCGCCGCGCGTCGCAGCGCGAGCTCGACGTGGTGACCGGGGTGACCGAGGACGAGACCCTCTCGGCGCCGGAGCGCGTGGTGCACGCGGCCGAGGCGTTCGCACGCCGCGCCCTCGCGGCGCCCACCCTCGCGTACGCCCTGCTCGCAGAGCCCGTCGATCCGGCCGTGGAGGCGGAACGCCTCAGCTTCCGGCGCGGCTACCGGGACGCCTTCGCAACGGTGCTCGAACAGGGCATCGCCGCCGGCGAGTTCCGCGAGCTCGACTCGCAGGTCGCGGCCGCTGCGATCGTCGGCGCACTCGGCGAGGCGCTGCTCGGCCCGCTCTCCCCCGCCTCGAATGGCCGCGCTGCGCGACAGCACCACGACGCCCTCGTGGCCAACCTTGTCCAGTTCTGTCTCAATGCAATAGAGGAGAAGACGCATGTCGGTGCTCGATCGCACTCATGA
- the atpD gene encoding F0F1 ATP synthase subunit beta: MESSTSSTETQDQKTTESTGNGSNGKSAGAVGRVEEVAGVVIEAVFPDDQLPEIYNALEIEMPSPEGNGETHTLVCEVQQHLGDDRVRAVAMDATDGISRGTEVRDTGGPITVPVGKQTLGRLFNLLGETIDEGDPVETEERWPIHRSAPDVENLTPTREIFETGIKVIDLLAPYARGGKVGLFGGAGVGKTVLIQELIHNIAQEHGGLSAFCGVGERSREGNDLWIEMTESGVIDKTMLVFGQMNEPPGARMRVALSGLTMAEYFREEGQDVLLFIDNIFRFVQAGSEVSALLGRMPSQVGYQPTLETEMGELQERITSTRKGSVTSVQAIYVPADDLTDPAPASVFAHLNATTVLSRSISEKGIYPAVDPLDSTSTILKPDIVGEEHYRVATQVQEILQRYKELQDIIAILGIDELSDEDKLTVQRARKIERFLSQPFFVAEAFTGTEGKYVPIEETVRSFAEIIEGKHDELPEGAFYMKGTIDEVVEAGRGSRSQDRKSQAQEEEKSDSDSENQASDDESSDSEES, encoded by the coding sequence GTGGAATCCAGTACCAGCAGCACTGAGACGCAGGACCAGAAGACGACCGAATCCACGGGCAACGGCTCGAACGGCAAGAGCGCCGGCGCGGTCGGCCGTGTGGAAGAGGTCGCCGGCGTGGTGATCGAGGCCGTGTTCCCGGACGACCAGCTTCCCGAGATCTACAACGCGCTCGAGATCGAGATGCCCTCGCCCGAGGGCAACGGTGAGACCCACACGCTCGTGTGCGAGGTGCAGCAGCATCTCGGCGACGACCGCGTGCGCGCCGTCGCCATGGACGCCACAGACGGCATCTCGCGCGGCACCGAGGTGCGCGACACCGGCGGGCCGATCACGGTGCCGGTGGGCAAGCAGACGCTCGGCCGCCTGTTCAACCTGCTCGGCGAGACGATCGACGAGGGCGACCCGGTGGAAACCGAGGAGCGCTGGCCGATCCACCGCTCCGCGCCCGACGTGGAGAACCTCACGCCTACGCGCGAGATCTTCGAGACCGGCATCAAGGTGATCGACCTGCTCGCGCCATACGCGCGCGGCGGCAAGGTCGGCCTGTTCGGCGGCGCCGGCGTGGGCAAGACCGTGCTCATCCAGGAGCTGATCCACAACATCGCCCAGGAGCACGGCGGCCTGTCGGCGTTCTGCGGCGTGGGCGAGCGCTCCCGCGAGGGCAACGACCTCTGGATCGAGATGACCGAGTCCGGCGTGATCGACAAGACCATGCTCGTGTTCGGCCAGATGAACGAGCCCCCGGGCGCGCGCATGCGCGTGGCGCTCTCGGGTCTGACGATGGCGGAGTACTTCCGCGAGGAGGGGCAGGACGTGCTCCTCTTCATCGACAACATCTTCCGCTTCGTGCAGGCGGGCTCCGAGGTGTCGGCGCTGCTCGGGCGCATGCCTTCACAGGTGGGCTACCAGCCCACGCTCGAGACGGAGATGGGCGAGCTGCAGGAGCGCATCACCTCCACGCGCAAGGGCTCGGTCACGTCCGTGCAGGCGATCTACGTGCCGGCGGACGACCTCACCGACCCGGCGCCGGCATCCGTGTTCGCGCACCTCAACGCCACCACCGTGCTCTCGCGCTCCATCTCGGAGAAGGGCATCTACCCGGCCGTCGACCCGCTCGACTCCACGTCGACGATTCTCAAGCCGGACATCGTGGGCGAGGAGCACTACCGCGTGGCCACGCAGGTGCAGGAGATCCTCCAGCGCTACAAGGAGCTCCAGGACATCATCGCGATCCTCGGCATCGACGAGCTGTCGGACGAGGACAAGCTCACCGTGCAGCGCGCCCGCAAGATCGAGCGCTTCCTTTCGCAGCCGTTCTTCGTGGCCGAGGCGTTCACCGGCACCGAGGGCAAGTACGTGCCGATCGAGGAGACCGTCCGCTCCTTCGCCGAGATCATCGAGGGCAAGCATGATGAGCTGCCTGAGGGCGCCTTCTATATGAAGGGCACGATCGATGAGGTTGTGGAGGCCGGACGGGGGTCCAGGTCGCAGGATCGCAAGTCGCAGGCGCAGGAGGAGGAGAAGTCCGACTCCGACTCCGAGAACCAAGCCTCCGACGACGAGTCCTCGGACTCCGAGGAGTCGTAG
- the atpA gene encoding F0F1 ATP synthase subunit alpha, whose translation MQIKPDEITSILKSRIEGLDETEADLSEVGTVLSIADGIARVHGLDNCKALELLELPHDVTGLALNLESDNVGTVLFGEWDKIEEGDTVKRTGRLLEIPVGEGLLGRIVDPLGNPLDGKGEVHTEGTRPAEFKAPGVVSRQPVTEPMSTGIKAIDAMIPIGRGQRELIIGDRQTGKTAIAIDTIINNKDKDLICIYVAIGQRMSTVVDVAQRLDDHGALDNTIIVAAPADEAAPIKYMAPYAGCAMGEHFLYNGKHALCVYDDLTKHAYAYRQMSLLLRRPPGREAYPGDVFYLHSRLLERAVKLNDELQGGSLTALPIIETQAGDVSAYIPTNVISITDGQIYLEGDLFRSGVRPAINVGISVSRVGGNAQTKPMKRVAGKLRLELSQYRDLEAFAQFGSDLDPETQAALNRGERLVQMLNQDELKPWAVEDEVAAVYSGTGGYLDRIKVERIPEFHEQMLARLHSSHEDLMKKIAEGNWDDQIEEQLGNAIGEALDDFGPDFDEEGQPLEEGESERVREAGEETREEEPATA comes from the coding sequence ATGCAGATCAAGCCCGACGAGATCACAAGCATTCTGAAGAGCCGCATCGAGGGGCTCGACGAGACCGAGGCGGACCTCTCCGAGGTCGGCACGGTCCTGTCCATCGCCGACGGCATCGCCCGCGTGCACGGGCTCGACAACTGCAAGGCGCTCGAGCTCCTCGAGCTGCCGCATGACGTCACAGGCCTCGCGCTCAACCTCGAGTCCGACAACGTCGGCACCGTGCTCTTCGGCGAGTGGGACAAGATCGAGGAGGGCGACACGGTGAAGCGCACCGGCCGCCTGCTCGAGATCCCGGTGGGCGAGGGGCTGCTCGGCCGCATCGTCGACCCGCTCGGAAACCCGCTCGACGGCAAGGGCGAGGTGCACACCGAGGGCACGCGCCCGGCCGAGTTCAAGGCGCCCGGCGTGGTGTCCCGCCAGCCCGTCACCGAGCCGATGTCGACCGGCATCAAGGCCATCGACGCGATGATCCCGATCGGCCGCGGCCAGCGCGAGCTGATCATCGGCGACCGCCAGACGGGCAAGACGGCGATCGCGATCGACACGATCATCAACAACAAGGACAAGGACCTCATCTGCATCTACGTGGCGATCGGCCAGCGCATGTCCACCGTGGTGGACGTGGCGCAGCGGCTCGACGACCACGGCGCGCTCGACAACACGATCATCGTGGCCGCGCCCGCCGACGAGGCGGCGCCGATCAAGTACATGGCGCCGTACGCCGGCTGCGCGATGGGCGAGCACTTCCTCTACAACGGCAAGCACGCGCTCTGCGTGTACGACGACCTGACGAAGCACGCCTACGCGTACCGCCAGATGTCGCTGCTCCTGCGCCGCCCGCCGGGCCGTGAGGCGTACCCGGGCGACGTGTTCTACCTCCACTCGCGCCTGCTCGAGCGCGCGGTGAAGCTGAACGACGAGCTGCAGGGCGGCTCGCTCACGGCGCTCCCGATCATCGAAACGCAGGCGGGTGACGTGTCCGCCTACATCCCCACCAACGTCATCTCGATCACGGACGGCCAGATCTACCTGGAGGGCGACCTCTTCCGATCCGGCGTTCGCCCCGCGATCAACGTGGGCATCAGCGTGTCGAGAGTGGGAGGCAACGCCCAGACCAAGCCGATGAAGCGCGTGGCCGGCAAGCTGCGGCTCGAGCTTTCGCAGTACCGCGACCTCGAGGCGTTCGCCCAGTTCGGCTCAGACCTCGACCCGGAGACGCAGGCCGCGCTCAACCGCGGCGAGCGGCTCGTGCAGATGCTCAACCAGGACGAGCTCAAGCCGTGGGCCGTGGAGGACGAGGTCGCGGCCGTGTACTCGGGCACCGGCGGCTACCTCGACCGCATCAAGGTCGAGCGCATCCCCGAGTTCCACGAGCAGATGCTCGCGCGACTGCACTCCTCGCACGAGGACCTGATGAAGAAGATCGCCGAGGGCAACTGGGACGACCAGATCGAGGAGCAGCTCGGCAACGCGATCGGCGAGGCGCTCGACGACTTCGGCCCCGACTTCGACGAGGAAGGACAGCCTTTGGAGGAGGGCGAGTCGGAGCGGGTGCGCGAGGCCGGCGAAGAGACGCGCGAGGAGGAGCCGGCGACGGCGTAG
- the atpC gene encoding ATP synthase F1 subunit epsilon — protein MARNKFPVEVLTPEGKVFDDEVEMVSTRTSVGSIGILANHAPLMAMLEPTELRLYKSDSDIVRFAQGEGYLQVVDNTALLLVEDAVDPDNLDRSALESQLENARRALDEADEGTEERRRAERDIKRYEAFLEVGGSQ, from the coding sequence TTGGCTCGGAACAAGTTTCCGGTCGAGGTCCTCACTCCGGAGGGGAAGGTCTTCGATGATGAGGTGGAGATGGTGTCCACGCGGACGAGCGTGGGCTCCATCGGCATCCTCGCCAACCATGCGCCGCTGATGGCGATGCTCGAGCCCACCGAGCTGCGGCTGTACAAGTCGGACTCGGACATCGTGCGCTTCGCGCAGGGCGAGGGTTACCTCCAGGTGGTGGACAACACCGCGCTGCTCCTGGTGGAGGACGCCGTTGATCCGGACAACCTCGACCGGTCGGCGCTCGAGTCGCAGCTCGAGAACGCGCGCCGCGCGCTGGATGAGGCCGACGAGGGAACTGAGGAACGCCGCCGGGCGGAACGAGACATCAAGAGGTACGAGGCGTTCCTCGAAGTCGGCGGTTCGCAGTAG
- a CDS encoding pyridoxamine 5'-phosphate oxidase family protein — MSERPVPSRPGMPASYGIGRGGSAPGELLPWERVTAWLGAARNYWVCTTRPDGRPHAKPVWGLWLADRVMFSTDPNSVTGRNISAGSPVQIHLESGDQVAILDGEMENVDDPELLERFADLYDEKYGIRVDVSNRSTPILALRPTKVLSWEEADYPETATRWDVPAP, encoded by the coding sequence ATGAGCGAGCGCCCGGTGCCGAGCCGCCCGGGCATGCCCGCGAGCTACGGCATCGGCCGCGGCGGCAGCGCGCCGGGCGAGCTGCTCCCGTGGGAGCGCGTGACAGCGTGGCTCGGGGCAGCGCGCAACTACTGGGTGTGCACCACGCGTCCCGACGGCCGCCCGCACGCGAAGCCCGTGTGGGGCCTGTGGCTCGCGGACCGTGTGATGTTCTCCACCGACCCGAACAGCGTCACGGGTCGCAACATCAGCGCGGGATCGCCCGTTCAGATCCACCTCGAGAGCGGCGATCAGGTGGCGATCCTCGACGGTGAGATGGAGAACGTGGACGACCCGGAGCTCCTCGAGCGCTTTGCCGATCTCTACGACGAGAAGTACGGGATCCGGGTGGACGTGTCGAACCGCTCCACGCCGATCCTCGCGCTGCGCCCCACGAAGGTGCTCAGCTGGGAGGAGGCTGATTATCCAGAAACTGCCACCCGCTGGGATGTGCCCGCACCGTAG
- the atpG gene encoding ATP synthase F1 subunit gamma: protein MATQKDIKSRIGSVKNIQKITRAMEMVSAARLRRAEQRIEELRPYAEGIRKMTRRASEAADRIPNLPVLEERENVQNVGLLLVTSDRGLAGAFNSQINRAGNNRAREIEGEGTGVVWYATGRRGVSTLQFRGREVAGSYTGFTDRPAYADARGVAGDVTSAYVDGQIDRLEIIYNHYVSPMTQTVSHETLLPLQQADILGEEEEDEGSQDAGSQAEGPDHKRALWIYEPDPEEILARLVPDYVEISIYRALLESTASEHGARMTAMRNASENASDLIDDLTLEMNRQRQAEITQEIMEVVAGAEGLR from the coding sequence ATGGCCACGCAGAAGGACATCAAGAGCCGCATCGGCTCGGTGAAGAACATTCAGAAGATCACCCGCGCCATGGAGATGGTCTCCGCGGCGCGGCTTCGCCGTGCCGAGCAGCGGATCGAGGAGTTGCGGCCCTACGCCGAGGGCATCCGGAAGATGACCCGCCGCGCCTCCGAGGCAGCCGATCGCATCCCCAACCTCCCCGTGCTCGAGGAGCGCGAGAACGTCCAGAACGTCGGCCTGCTCCTCGTCACGAGCGACCGCGGGCTCGCCGGCGCGTTCAACTCCCAGATCAACCGTGCCGGGAACAACCGCGCGCGGGAGATAGAGGGCGAGGGCACAGGCGTCGTCTGGTACGCCACCGGCCGGCGCGGGGTGTCGACTCTCCAGTTCCGCGGCCGCGAGGTGGCGGGCTCGTACACCGGCTTCACGGACCGGCCCGCGTACGCTGACGCCCGCGGCGTCGCCGGCGACGTGACCAGCGCCTACGTGGACGGCCAGATCGACCGCCTCGAGATCATCTACAACCACTACGTCTCGCCCATGACGCAGACGGTGTCGCACGAGACGCTCCTGCCTCTTCAGCAGGCGGACATCCTTGGAGAGGAAGAGGAGGACGAAGGGTCGCAGGACGCAGGGTCGCAGGCTGAGGGTCCTGACCACAAGCGCGCGCTGTGGATCTACGAGCCCGACCCCGAGGAAATTCTTGCCCGACTGGTGCCGGACTACGTCGAGATATCGATCTACAGGGCTCTGCTCGAGTCCACCGCGTCCGAGCATGGAGCGCGCATGACCGCCATGCGCAACGCGTCCGAGAACGCGTCCGACCTGATCGACGATCTCACCCTCGAGATGAACCGGCAGCGCCAGGCTGAGATCACGCAGGAAATCATGGAAGTCGTTGCGGGAGCCGAAGGGCTTCGCTGA
- a CDS encoding acyl-CoA dehydrogenase family protein produces the protein MSVLDRTHEVLNQVPPLLDYNAFEADIPLREALERDGGHWGVDRLRDLGAVAGSAEAREHSLRAERNEPRLLTHDRYGNRIDQVDLDPSWHWLLRVAIEREIAALPWRDPQPGAHVVRGAMMYVFGQVNSGVMCPVSMTYSAVPALRANPELAAEWEPRLTLPDYERGAISGMAMTEKQGGSDVRANTTRAEPQSDGTYEITGHKWFCSYPPCDVFLVLAQAPGGLSCFLIEGRDPGFQVQRLKDKLGTRSLPSSEVEFRGVRGRIVGEEGRGVPTIIEMVNHTRLDCLIGSAASMHFGVAHAVHHARHRSAFGKPLVEQPAMQNVLADLAIEAEAAVAAAMRIARAYDENDTAFRRLATAVLKYWVCKRAAPHANEALECHGGNGYVEESLMPLLYRDAPLNSIWEGSGNVAALDVLRALMREPEALPAFLAECKEASGADARLDVHIQDIEDEFANFDVENAQWRARALVEKLALALQASLLVRHAPPAVADAFCAGRLGNDGGRAFGTLPSGIDAPAIVERALAA, from the coding sequence ATGTCGGTGCTCGATCGCACTCATGAGGTCCTGAACCAGGTCCCGCCCCTGCTCGACTACAACGCGTTCGAGGCGGACATTCCGTTGCGCGAGGCGCTGGAGCGCGACGGCGGCCACTGGGGCGTCGACCGCCTGCGCGACCTGGGTGCGGTGGCCGGCTCCGCGGAGGCGCGCGAGCACTCACTGCGCGCCGAGCGCAACGAGCCGCGGCTGCTGACGCACGACCGCTACGGCAACCGCATCGACCAGGTGGACCTCGATCCCTCGTGGCACTGGCTGCTGCGCGTGGCCATCGAGCGCGAGATCGCGGCGCTGCCGTGGCGCGACCCGCAGCCGGGCGCACACGTGGTCCGCGGGGCGATGATGTACGTGTTCGGGCAGGTGAACTCGGGCGTGATGTGCCCGGTCTCCATGACCTACTCCGCCGTGCCGGCGCTGCGGGCGAACCCGGAGCTGGCCGCCGAGTGGGAGCCGCGACTCACGCTGCCCGACTACGAGCGCGGCGCGATCAGCGGCATGGCGATGACCGAGAAGCAGGGCGGCTCGGACGTGCGCGCCAACACCACCCGCGCCGAGCCGCAATCGGATGGCACCTACGAGATCACGGGGCACAAGTGGTTCTGCTCGTACCCCCCGTGCGACGTCTTCCTCGTGCTCGCCCAGGCGCCGGGCGGCCTGTCCTGCTTCCTCATCGAGGGACGCGATCCCGGCTTCCAGGTCCAGCGGCTGAAGGACAAGCTCGGCACGCGCTCGCTGCCGTCATCCGAGGTCGAGTTCCGGGGCGTTCGTGGCCGTATCGTGGGCGAGGAGGGGCGCGGCGTGCCGACGATCATCGAGATGGTCAACCACACGCGGCTCGACTGCCTGATCGGCAGCGCCGCCTCGATGCACTTCGGCGTGGCGCACGCGGTTCACCACGCGCGTCACCGCTCGGCGTTTGGCAAGCCGCTCGTCGAGCAGCCGGCCATGCAGAACGTGTTGGCGGACCTCGCGATCGAGGCTGAAGCGGCCGTCGCGGCCGCGATGCGCATCGCGCGCGCGTATGACGAGAACGACACCGCGTTCAGGCGGCTCGCCACGGCCGTCCTCAAGTACTGGGTCTGCAAACGCGCGGCCCCGCACGCGAACGAAGCGCTCGAGTGCCACGGCGGCAACGGCTACGTGGAGGAATCGTTGATGCCGCTCCTCTACCGGGACGCTCCGCTCAACTCGATCTGGGAAGGCTCCGGCAACGTCGCGGCGCTGGATGTGCTCCGGGCACTGATGCGCGAGCCCGAGGCACTGCCAGCGTTTCTCGCCGAGTGCAAGGAGGCGAGCGGCGCGGACGCCCGCCTCGACGTCCACATCCAGGACATCGAGGACGAGTTCGCGAACTTCGACGTGGAGAACGCGCAGTGGCGTGCCCGCGCGCTGGTGGAGAAGCTGGCGCTCGCCCTGCAGGCGAGCCTGCTGGTGCGTCACGCCCCGCCGGCCGTGGCGGATGCCTTCTGCGCCGGCCGCCTCGGCAATGACGGGGGCCGCGCGTTCGGCACGCTGCCGAGCGGAATCGACGCTCCGGCGATCGTCGAACGGGCGCTCGCGGCATGA
- a CDS encoding NAD(P)-binding domain-containing protein: protein MDVCIIGAGSSGISSCQVLKARGIDFDCYEKGSNVGGLWRYENDSGLSSAYHSLYINTSRKVMEYKAYPMPAEYPDYPHHTQIAEYFDEYVDHFGLREHIRFRTEVTDVRPAEGGGWDVTTDRGQTHTYRAVLVANGHHWNPKLPEYPGEFLGETTHSHHYRTSDGFEGKNVLVVGFGNSAVDIACDTSRVARQVFLSTRRGAHVVPKYLRGVPVDELVTPANSRLPFWFTRFMIMRLLKQAQGSMTDYGLPEPDHRLGEAHPTISSELLPAIGHGRVKPKPGIERLDAHSVHFADGSEEPIDVIVWCTGYEITFPFLAPEVLEPKDNEVPLYKMVVPPDLDGLFFIALLQPLGAMMPLAEAQSEWVADLLAGEAALPTREEMWKEIRERRETLRRRYVKSTRHTIQVDFYPYLREIEKERKAGRKRRARGHGIVPAQGRPAERLTTSA from the coding sequence ATGGACGTCTGCATCATCGGCGCCGGCTCGTCCGGCATCTCGTCCTGCCAGGTGCTGAAGGCGCGCGGGATCGACTTCGACTGCTACGAGAAGGGCTCGAACGTCGGCGGCCTGTGGCGCTACGAGAACGACAGCGGTCTCTCCTCCGCCTACCACTCGCTGTACATCAACACCTCGCGGAAGGTCATGGAATACAAGGCCTATCCGATGCCGGCGGAGTATCCGGACTATCCGCATCACACGCAGATCGCGGAGTACTTCGACGAGTACGTCGATCATTTCGGCCTTCGCGAGCACATCCGCTTCCGCACCGAGGTCACGGACGTGCGGCCCGCGGAGGGCGGCGGCTGGGACGTGACCACCGACCGCGGCCAGACCCACACCTACCGCGCCGTGCTGGTGGCGAACGGTCACCACTGGAACCCGAAGCTGCCGGAATACCCCGGCGAGTTCCTCGGCGAGACGACCCACTCGCACCACTACCGCACCAGCGACGGATTCGAGGGCAAGAACGTGCTCGTGGTGGGCTTCGGCAACTCGGCGGTGGACATCGCTTGCGACACCTCGCGCGTGGCGCGCCAGGTGTTCCTGTCCACCCGCCGCGGCGCGCACGTGGTGCCGAAGTACCTGCGCGGCGTGCCCGTGGACGAGCTCGTCACGCCCGCCAACAGCCGGCTGCCGTTCTGGTTCACGCGCTTCATGATCATGCGGCTGCTCAAGCAGGCGCAGGGCTCGATGACGGACTACGGGCTGCCCGAGCCCGACCACCGGCTGGGCGAGGCGCATCCCACGATCTCCTCCGAGCTCCTCCCCGCGATCGGCCACGGCCGCGTGAAGCCCAAGCCCGGAATCGAGCGGCTCGACGCACACAGCGTGCACTTCGCGGACGGCAGCGAGGAGCCCATCGACGTGATCGTGTGGTGCACCGGTTACGAGATCACGTTCCCGTTCCTAGCGCCCGAGGTGCTCGAGCCGAAGGACAACGAGGTGCCGCTCTACAAGATGGTGGTGCCGCCGGACCTCGACGGCCTCTTCTTCATCGCGCTGCTCCAGCCGCTCGGGGCGATGATGCCGCTGGCGGAGGCCCAGTCCGAGTGGGTTGCCGATCTACTGGCCGGCGAGGCCGCTCTTCCCACACGTGAGGAGATGTGGAAGGAGATCCGCGAGCGGCGTGAGACGCTCCGGCGCCGCTACGTGAAGTCCACGCGCCACACGATTCAGGTGGACTTCTACCCCTACCTGCGCGAGATCGAGAAGGAGCGCAAGGCGGGGCGAAAGCGCAGGGCTCGCGGCCACGGCATCGTTCCCGCCCAGGGGCGGCCGGCAGAGCGCTTAACCACAAGCGCCTAA
- a CDS encoding bifunctional diguanylate cyclase/phosphodiesterase codes for MRTKRPFRTLASVALVAAAVGLLWSGGHYTAALAVLAALCFVLVVAGMLTFDTLEDQLADNEFAMLHDPLTELPNRLLFHDRVHQSILGATRTGTRAAVIVLDVDRFKEINHTLGPHMGDLLLYELGYRLKDTLRQSDSVARLGGDEFAILLPEVEDEADALAAAGKIRHALSHPIAVRDLSLEVEASAGIALYPDHGLDPETLIQHADVAMYNAKKSQSGCELYARARHEFSPARLRLVQDLRSGIANGQLELRYQPKLRLSDNRVVGVEALARWNHPQQGLISPESFIPLAEHTGLIRPLTLAVLEMAIDQCAEWRSRGIELGMAVNLSPRNLSDHELPHQIKRLLEQRGVPTTSLELELTEDTIMEDPKRARDVLARLDAMGIWLAIDDFGTGHSSLAYLKQLPVTTLKVDRSFVGAMTTQSEDAMVVRSTIALGRSLGLRVVAEGVETESVMKQLRQLGCDQVQGYYVSRPVPAPEFEAWLRERELAEAAA; via the coding sequence ATGCGCACCAAGCGTCCATTCCGCACGCTCGCCTCCGTTGCCCTCGTGGCGGCGGCCGTCGGGCTCCTCTGGTCCGGCGGCCACTACACCGCTGCGCTCGCGGTTCTGGCGGCTCTCTGTTTCGTGCTCGTGGTGGCCGGGATGCTCACATTCGACACGCTCGAGGACCAGCTCGCGGACAACGAGTTCGCGATGCTCCACGACCCGCTCACCGAGCTGCCCAACCGCCTCCTCTTCCACGACCGCGTGCACCAGTCGATCCTCGGCGCCACCCGCACCGGCACCCGCGCCGCGGTGATCGTGCTGGACGTCGACCGCTTCAAGGAGATAAACCACACCCTCGGCCCGCATATGGGCGACCTGCTCCTCTACGAGCTCGGTTACCGGCTCAAGGACACGCTCCGCCAGAGCGACTCCGTGGCGCGCCTCGGCGGCGATGAGTTCGCGATCCTGCTGCCCGAGGTCGAGGACGAGGCGGACGCCCTCGCGGCCGCCGGCAAGATCCGCCACGCGCTATCCCACCCCATCGCGGTGCGCGACCTCAGCCTCGAGGTGGAGGCGAGCGCCGGCATCGCGCTGTATCCGGACCACGGGCTCGACCCTGAGACCCTCATCCAGCACGCCGACGTTGCGATGTACAACGCGAAGAAGTCGCAGTCCGGGTGCGAGCTGTACGCCCGTGCCCGCCACGAGTTCTCGCCGGCGCGGCTGCGGCTCGTGCAGGACCTGCGCTCGGGGATCGCGAACGGGCAGCTCGAGCTCCGCTATCAGCCGAAGCTGCGGCTGTCCGACAATCGCGTGGTGGGCGTGGAGGCGCTCGCTCGCTGGAACCATCCCCAGCAGGGGCTGATCTCGCCGGAGAGCTTCATCCCGCTCGCGGAGCACACCGGACTGATCCGCCCGCTCACGCTGGCCGTGCTCGAGATGGCGATCGACCAGTGTGCGGAGTGGCGCTCCCGCGGCATCGAGCTCGGAATGGCCGTGAACCTCTCACCCCGCAATCTCAGCGACCACGAGCTGCCGCACCAGATCAAGCGGCTGCTCGAGCAGCGCGGCGTGCCCACCACGTCGCTCGAGCTCGAGCTCACCGAGGACACGATCATGGAGGACCCCAAGCGTGCCCGCGACGTCCTCGCGCGCCTCGACGCGATGGGCATCTGGCTCGCGATCGACGACTTCGGCACCGGCCACTCGTCGCTCGCATACCTCAAGCAGCTCCCGGTGACCACGCTCAAGGTCGATCGCTCGTTCGTGGGTGCGATGACCACCCAGAGCGAGGACGCAATGGTCGTTCGCTCGACAATCGCGCTCGGGCGCAGTCTCGGGCTGCGCGTCGTGGCCGAAGGGGTGGAGACCGAAAGCGTGATGAAGCAGCTGCGCCAGCTCGGCTGCGACCAGGTGCAGGGCTACTACGTGAGCCGGCCCGTGCCGGCGCCTGAGTTCGAGGCCTGGCTGCGCGAGCGCGAGCTCGCCGAAGCGGCGGCCTGA
- the atpH gene encoding ATP synthase F1 subunit delta: MEEIAEVYARSLFEVAQDQGQLDEIHEQIDEFADVLSENRDLQVFFFSPYFSSGEKKDGVAKVIEGGNEYFVRFLELLAEKHRLPVLFRIRREFDAMWAKEQKLLEVSVTSAVDLDEETVKGIGKKIEEQTGHRVDLESRVDPDLIGGLVIRVGNMVLDASVRNRLERLRRQVASAA, translated from the coding sequence ATGGAAGAGATCGCCGAGGTCTACGCGCGCTCGCTCTTCGAGGTGGCCCAGGATCAGGGTCAGCTCGACGAGATCCACGAGCAAATCGACGAGTTCGCCGACGTGCTGTCGGAGAACCGGGACCTTCAGGTCTTCTTCTTCTCCCCCTACTTCTCCTCGGGTGAGAAGAAGGACGGCGTGGCTAAGGTGATCGAAGGAGGAAACGAGTACTTCGTTCGCTTCCTCGAGCTGCTCGCCGAGAAGCACAGGCTGCCGGTGCTGTTCAGGATCCGCCGCGAGTTCGACGCGATGTGGGCGAAGGAGCAGAAGCTGCTTGAGGTCTCGGTCACGAGCGCCGTGGACCTGGACGAGGAGACGGTGAAGGGCATCGGCAAGAAGATCGAGGAGCAGACGGGCCACCGGGTGGACCTTGAGTCCCGGGTGGACCCCGACCTCATCGGCGGGCTCGTGATCCGCGTGGGGAACATGGTGCTCGACGCGAGTGTCCGCAACAGGCTCGAAAGACTCAGGAGGCAGGTGGCCAGCGCCGCCTAG